From Aristaeella lactis, the proteins below share one genomic window:
- a CDS encoding CobW family GTP-binding protein, with translation MVKVNVISGFLGAGKTTLIKKLLGGRLKNEKVVLLENEYGEIGIDGGFMKDAGITVTELNAGCICCTLAGDFQAAVDQLIDTYHPDRILVEPTGVGKLSEILSAVEKAKERHTDIETGGSATVVDAGKCRMYMKNFGEFFLDQVKSASTVIFSRTQLLDAARVEKSRQLIAEAHPDARIITTPWDEMDADFMLDVIENGKPIWFAPLDDDDDDDEDEHEHHHHHHDHDDDDEDEHEHHHHHHHDDDDDDDEDEHEHHHHHHDDDDDDDDDDDHDHEHHHHEHGEGCTCGCHDHDHHHHHHHHGEGHDADEVFGNIGLETAQRYEKDEIRGMLEKLSDEEEYGKVLRAKGILQTAAGSWFQFDYVPGEIDMRDGSADYTGRLCVIGADLNEKALTELFHL, from the coding sequence ATGGTAAAGGTAAACGTGATCTCCGGCTTCCTCGGAGCCGGTAAGACGACACTGATCAAAAAACTGCTGGGCGGCCGCCTGAAGAATGAAAAGGTTGTGCTGCTTGAGAACGAATACGGTGAAATCGGCATTGACGGCGGCTTCATGAAGGACGCCGGCATCACAGTGACGGAGCTGAACGCCGGCTGCATCTGCTGCACCCTGGCGGGTGACTTCCAGGCCGCTGTGGACCAGCTGATCGACACCTATCATCCGGACCGCATCCTGGTGGAGCCCACCGGCGTCGGCAAGCTGAGCGAGATTCTCTCCGCGGTGGAAAAAGCGAAAGAGCGCCACACGGATATCGAGACCGGCGGAAGCGCCACCGTGGTGGATGCCGGAAAGTGCCGCATGTATATGAAGAACTTCGGTGAGTTCTTCCTGGACCAGGTGAAGAGTGCCTCCACGGTGATCTTCAGCCGCACCCAGCTGCTGGACGCCGCCCGGGTGGAAAAGAGCCGCCAGCTGATCGCCGAAGCCCATCCTGATGCCCGGATCATCACCACCCCCTGGGATGAGATGGACGCGGACTTCATGCTGGACGTGATCGAGAACGGCAAGCCCATCTGGTTTGCCCCGCTGGATGATGACGATGATGACGACGAGGATGAGCACGAGCACCACCATCATCACCATGATCACGATGACGACGATGAGGATGAACATGAACACCACCACCATCATCACCATGATGACGACGATGACGATGATGAGGATGAACATGAGCATCACCATCACCATCACGACGATGATGACGATGACGATGACGACGATGATCACGATCATGAGCATCACCATCATGAACACGGCGAAGGCTGCACCTGCGGCTGCCATGACCATGACCACCACCATCACCACCATCACCACGGAGAAGGCCACGACGCGGACGAAGTCTTCGGCAACATCGGCCTGGAAACCGCGCAGCGGTATGAAAAGGACGAGATCCGCGGCATGCTGGAGAAGCTCTCCGATGAAGAGGAATACGGCAAGGTGCTGCGGGCCAAGGGTATCCTGCAGACCGCGGCAGGCAGCTGGTTCCAGTTTGACTATGTGCCCGGCGAGATCGACATGCGGGACGGCAGTGCGGACTACACCGGCCGCCTGTGCGTGATCGGCGCCGACCTGAACGAAAAAGCGCTGACGGAGTTGTTTCATCTATGA
- a CDS encoding PBSX family phage terminase large subunit: MPGSGYEDRRIVLADGAIRSGKTVAMILSFLLWSLTCFQGRDFIMAGVTSGALARNVLSPMLSMLETLGIPYEWKRGEGKVIIGRNSYYLFGADKDNAQDKLQGMTAAGAYADEAALFPRSFVDQMIGRCSVEGSRIFLNCNPNGAYHFLKTDFIDRADEIGMYRLHFTMDDNLTLSPAIRKSYARSFSGVFYRQYILGEWVSAEGAVYPMWDDLENTFDESERGEEEQPFLDMRRFCAVDYGTVNPCVFLDVRDDGRTFWIMREYYWDSTARRRQKTDAEYADDLYAFLDGDRNTQIIVDPSAASFKAELRKRGFRVLDAKNDVREGIATTAVLIGNRKVRAERNHCVSLMREIHGYTWDEKARQKGEERPVKEHDHAMDAMRYLCHTKTNRFRGI; encoded by the coding sequence ATGCCGGGGTCCGGATATGAAGACCGGCGCATTGTGCTGGCGGACGGGGCGATCCGGAGCGGAAAGACGGTGGCGATGATCCTGTCCTTCCTGCTCTGGAGCCTGACCTGCTTCCAGGGACGGGATTTCATCATGGCCGGTGTCACTTCCGGAGCCCTGGCACGGAATGTGCTCAGCCCGATGCTGTCCATGCTGGAGACCCTGGGTATTCCCTATGAATGGAAACGCGGGGAGGGAAAGGTGATCATCGGCCGGAACAGCTATTACCTGTTCGGTGCGGACAAGGACAATGCCCAGGACAAGCTTCAGGGAATGACTGCTGCCGGTGCCTATGCCGATGAGGCGGCCCTGTTTCCCCGGTCCTTTGTGGACCAGATGATCGGCCGCTGTTCTGTGGAGGGAAGCCGCATCTTTCTGAACTGCAACCCGAACGGCGCCTATCATTTCCTGAAAACGGATTTTATCGACCGGGCGGATGAGATAGGCATGTACCGGCTGCATTTCACCATGGATGATAACCTGACCCTTTCCCCAGCAATCCGGAAAAGCTACGCCCGAAGCTTTTCGGGCGTTTTTTACCGCCAGTATATCCTGGGAGAATGGGTCAGTGCCGAAGGCGCGGTCTATCCTATGTGGGATGACCTGGAAAACACGTTTGACGAATCGGAACGCGGCGAGGAGGAACAGCCGTTCCTGGATATGCGCCGTTTCTGCGCTGTGGACTACGGCACAGTGAACCCCTGTGTTTTCCTGGATGTGCGGGACGATGGAAGAACCTTCTGGATCATGAGAGAGTATTACTGGGATTCCACAGCCCGGCGCAGGCAGAAAACAGACGCGGAATACGCGGACGACCTTTACGCGTTCCTGGACGGAGACCGGAATACGCAGATCATTGTGGATCCCAGCGCGGCCAGCTTCAAGGCGGAACTGCGAAAGCGGGGCTTCCGTGTACTGGACGCGAAAAACGACGTCCGGGAAGGGATCGCTACAACGGCGGTGCTGATCGGAAACCGGAAGGTCCGGGCGGAACGGAACCACTGCGTCTCGCTGATGCGGGAAATCCATGGCTATACCTGGGACGAGAAAGCCAGGCAGAAAGGGGAGGAAAGACCGGTGAAAGAACATGACCACGCGATGGACGCGATGCGCTATTTATGCCATACGAAAACAAACCGTTTCCGCGGTATCTAA
- a CDS encoding RNA polymerase sigma factor: METVMGPDSKEERIERMVALYQLPLLRLCIMYLHDEELAKDAVQETFIKAYRNLDSFRADATEKTWLTRIAINTCKNLHRSGWFRHMDRAVTPDMITDRPAPARQEDDDLTTEIMNLPVKLREVALLCWLQGMTYEETAEALGISRQAVGGRLNRARNKLRFAMEGSDHHDLA, encoded by the coding sequence ATGGAAACTGTCATGGGCCCGGACAGTAAAGAGGAAAGAATAGAACGCATGGTAGCCCTGTACCAGCTGCCGCTGCTGCGGCTGTGCATCATGTATCTGCATGATGAGGAACTGGCAAAGGACGCGGTACAGGAAACATTTATCAAGGCCTACCGGAACCTGGACAGCTTCAGGGCGGACGCGACGGAAAAAACATGGCTGACGCGGATCGCGATCAACACCTGCAAGAACCTGCACAGATCCGGATGGTTCAGACATATGGACCGGGCGGTCACGCCGGATATGATTACCGACAGGCCGGCCCCGGCCCGGCAGGAAGACGATGACCTGACCACAGAGATCATGAACCTGCCCGTCAAGCTGCGGGAAGTCGCATTGCTCTGCTGGCTTCAGGGAATGACATATGAAGAGACCGCCGAAGCGCTGGGGATTTCCCGGCAGGCTGTGGGCGGTCGGTTGAACCGCGCAAGAAACAAACTGCGCTTTGCTATGGAAGGAAGTGATCATCATGACCTTGCATGA
- a CDS encoding ComEC/Rec2 family competence protein: protein MRKVLTVFLVLLLLPAIALADLEVHFLDVGQGDCAVVLCDGEAMVIDGGPRASAGMVYRYIRETLGLRHIDYVISTHPHVDHVYGLSSVLNAAPADLLLSPVREWDSKAFEYVLKYAAKQGTPLAVPAVSDTLRLGGAVVTVLHCWPEAVSESRTNDASIVLRIDYGKTSFLFTGDAEDWSEYMMLDAGANLKADVLKVSHHGSSTASTKPFLEAVQPSWAVISVGKNNEYGHPHRQVLERLEKIGAKTLRTDELGTIAFRSDGDRLQVLN, encoded by the coding sequence ATGAGAAAGGTATTAACGGTATTCCTGGTACTCCTGCTTCTGCCGGCCATCGCGCTGGCGGATCTGGAAGTCCATTTCCTGGACGTGGGCCAGGGCGACTGCGCCGTGGTTCTGTGCGACGGCGAGGCCATGGTCATTGACGGCGGCCCCCGGGCTTCCGCGGGGATGGTCTACCGGTATATCCGGGAGACCCTTGGCCTTCGCCATATCGATTATGTGATCTCAACCCATCCCCATGTGGATCATGTGTACGGCCTGTCCTCCGTGCTGAACGCGGCACCGGCGGACCTTCTGCTTTCTCCGGTCCGGGAGTGGGATTCCAAAGCCTTTGAGTATGTGCTGAAATACGCCGCGAAGCAGGGAACTCCCCTGGCTGTTCCGGCTGTCAGCGATACGCTGCGGCTGGGCGGCGCCGTTGTCACCGTCCTGCACTGCTGGCCGGAGGCGGTCAGTGAAAGCCGCACCAATGACGCCTCCATCGTGCTTCGGATCGATTACGGAAAAACTTCCTTCCTTTTCACCGGGGACGCGGAAGACTGGTCTGAGTATATGATGCTGGACGCCGGCGCAAACCTGAAAGCGGATGTCCTGAAGGTTTCCCACCACGGAAGCAGCACCGCCAGCACTAAACCTTTCCTGGAGGCTGTGCAGCCCTCCTGGGCTGTGATCTCCGTCGGAAAAAACAATGAATACGGCCACCCGCACCGGCAGGTACTCGAGCGGCTGGAAAAGATCGGAGCAAAAACGCTCCGCACGGACGAGCTGGGGACCATCGCCTTCCGGAGCGACGGCGACCGGCTTCAGGTACTGAACTGA
- a CDS encoding DUF4179 domain-containing protein: protein MTLHEEQKRVQEAVSSSFAYVQEDPWLAQRVLANAKGEEPVKKRISLTLVLSIILGLALIGTAYALFSSRVVEFFGNEYGEDFAEWLKDGKSAAIGETVTLDGVDFTLDEVIWRDNGIYAVGTARAKDGKDELVPMEMTFAADWTDEDALDEEYRVLISRAQAAGGRLLSVDCRPSTIGMDEGTMDILDNVGFDQEYNEDGSITFCFEATDYTLEEGTVYQMEMFAQVDEWTAEGEVDEGKGAYQTWIVSFTPEFMDGRT from the coding sequence ATGACCTTGCATGAAGAACAGAAACGGGTTCAGGAAGCGGTCAGCAGCTCCTTCGCGTATGTACAGGAAGATCCGTGGCTCGCGCAGCGGGTTCTTGCCAACGCGAAAGGAGAAGAACCTGTGAAAAAAAGGATATCCCTTACCCTTGTACTGAGTATTATCCTGGGCCTTGCCCTGATCGGAACGGCATACGCCCTGTTTTCCTCCCGGGTGGTGGAGTTTTTCGGAAACGAGTATGGAGAAGATTTTGCTGAATGGCTGAAGGACGGGAAATCTGCCGCGATCGGGGAAACCGTTACCCTGGACGGCGTTGACTTTACCCTGGATGAAGTGATCTGGCGGGACAACGGGATCTATGCAGTCGGAACCGCCAGGGCAAAGGACGGAAAAGACGAGCTGGTCCCCATGGAAATGACATTTGCCGCGGACTGGACGGATGAGGATGCCCTGGATGAGGAATACCGGGTGCTGATCAGCCGCGCGCAGGCCGCCGGAGGACGGCTGCTGTCCGTGGACTGCAGGCCGAGTACGATCGGCATGGATGAAGGCACTATGGACATCCTGGACAACGTGGGTTTTGACCAGGAATACAACGAGGACGGAAGCATTACCTTCTGCTTTGAAGCGACTGATTATACGCTGGAAGAAGGTACGGTATACCAGATGGAGATGTTTGCTCAGGTGGACGAATGGACGGCGGAGGGTGAAGTGGATGAAGGGAAAGGGGCTTACCAGACCTGGATCGTTTCCTTTACCCCTGAATTCATGGACGGCCGGACATAA
- a CDS encoding metallophosphoesterase family protein, with translation MKIVLLADLHGNMTATEAMERELEKIRPDDIWFLGDAVGKGPESDKTCDWVRAHCSHWVAGNWDRGLSNEKDQDTFYSRQIGPERFAWLDSLPLEDELTIAGMRFRLVHGRFLDPLYLSFDPDEKLREGFKFRDGRPEADGLICADSHRPFVRPLEGGYALNTGSVGDNLSLPRAHALLLEGEKDGGPLNITILSVPYDNQKAVDTIDLYPDLPMKEAFRKEVLTGIYSRF, from the coding sequence ATGAAGATTGTTCTCCTGGCGGACCTGCACGGGAACATGACCGCGACAGAAGCCATGGAGCGGGAGCTGGAAAAGATCCGGCCGGACGATATATGGTTCCTCGGGGACGCGGTTGGCAAGGGCCCGGAAAGCGACAAGACCTGCGACTGGGTCCGGGCCCATTGCAGTCACTGGGTCGCCGGCAACTGGGACCGGGGCCTGAGCAATGAAAAGGACCAGGATACTTTCTATTCCCGGCAGATCGGTCCGGAACGGTTCGCGTGGCTGGACTCCCTGCCGCTGGAAGACGAGCTGACCATCGCCGGCATGCGGTTCCGCCTGGTGCACGGCCGCTTCCTGGATCCGCTTTACCTGAGCTTTGATCCGGATGAAAAACTCCGGGAAGGATTCAAATTCCGCGACGGCCGCCCGGAGGCGGACGGTCTCATCTGCGCTGACAGCCACAGGCCTTTTGTCCGCCCGCTGGAAGGCGGATACGCGCTCAACACCGGCAGTGTCGGCGACAACCTCAGCCTTCCCAGGGCCCACGCGCTCCTGCTGGAAGGGGAAAAAGACGGCGGCCCGCTGAACATTACCATTCTTTCCGTTCCCTATGATAACCAGAAGGCCGTGGATACCATAGATCTATATCCGGACCTTCCGATGAAGGAAGCCTTCCGGAAAGAAGTGCTGACCGGCATCTACTCCCGGTTCTGA
- a CDS encoding phage portal protein, producing MNYELKKRSFARDGYSNTAAFLGKDSVLLSAGTFVRSGLTSDPELLTAMYRESWLTMRIIDMPSEDMTRAWYRLTADLDEDEIHALRRLEARHSIKQELTNALRWARLYGGSLALMVIRGEEDRLDQPLDMDMLLPGCFQGLLVLDRTQGIEPSEELVSDLDDPDFGLPASYTVNLNMEGYSSVTLHHSRVLRFVGRELPRVETIRERYWGVSEMEHIQDELLKRSAASANIAQLIFQANITTLKMADFGDLLGTGTEEQRRNLEYAMETENRFRTSFGLQLMSRDDCLENHPYSFAGLSEIYEQFMMDMAGAAEIPATRLFGRSPQGMNATGESDLRNYYDMIAQMQERMLRPALDKLLPVMAVSCWGFVPEDLEIVFEPVMTSSPAERAELVQKMSGDVIEGYKCGLFTREQALNELKSRGEEMGVYTKIRD from the coding sequence ATGAATTATGAATTGAAAAAGCGAAGCTTTGCCCGTGACGGTTATTCCAACACGGCGGCGTTCCTGGGGAAAGATTCTGTGCTGCTTTCGGCAGGCACCTTTGTCCGCTCCGGGCTGACGTCGGATCCGGAACTCCTGACAGCCATGTACAGGGAATCCTGGCTGACCATGCGGATCATCGACATGCCCTCGGAAGACATGACCCGGGCCTGGTACAGGCTTACCGCGGACCTGGATGAAGACGAAATTCATGCCCTGCGCCGCCTGGAAGCACGCCACAGCATCAAACAGGAACTGACCAATGCCCTCCGGTGGGCCAGGCTGTATGGCGGCTCCCTGGCACTGATGGTGATCCGGGGTGAGGAAGACCGGCTGGACCAGCCGCTGGATATGGATATGCTGCTGCCGGGATGCTTTCAGGGACTGCTGGTGCTGGACCGGACCCAGGGGATCGAGCCATCGGAGGAACTGGTGTCAGACCTGGATGATCCGGATTTCGGACTGCCGGCCAGCTATACCGTGAACCTGAACATGGAGGGATACAGCTCCGTAACCCTGCATCACTCCCGTGTGCTGCGGTTTGTCGGGCGGGAACTGCCGCGGGTGGAGACCATCCGGGAGCGGTACTGGGGAGTCAGCGAGATGGAGCATATCCAGGATGAACTGCTCAAGCGCAGCGCGGCTTCGGCCAACATAGCCCAGCTGATCTTCCAGGCGAATATCACCACCCTGAAGATGGCAGACTTCGGTGACCTGCTTGGCACGGGCACGGAGGAACAGCGCAGGAACCTGGAATACGCCATGGAAACAGAGAACCGGTTCCGGACCTCCTTCGGGCTTCAGCTGATGTCGAGGGATGACTGCCTGGAAAATCACCCTTATTCCTTTGCCGGACTGAGTGAGATCTATGAGCAGTTCATGATGGATATGGCCGGGGCGGCGGAGATCCCGGCGACAAGGCTGTTCGGCCGGAGTCCGCAGGGGATGAACGCCACCGGGGAATCAGACCTGCGGAATTACTACGATATGATCGCCCAGATGCAGGAGAGGATGCTCCGGCCAGCGCTGGATAAGCTGCTGCCGGTGATGGCAGTGTCCTGCTGGGGCTTCGTGCCGGAAGACCTGGAAATTGTTTTTGAGCCGGTAATGACAAGCAGCCCCGCCGAACGGGCGGAGCTGGTGCAAAAAATGTCCGGGGACGTGATCGAAGGGTATAAGTGCGGTCTGTTCACAAGGGAACAGGCGCTGAATGAACTGAAATCCCGGGGAGAAGAGATGGGCGTATATACGAAGATCAGGGATTAA
- a CDS encoding TIGR03943 family putative permease subunit, translating to MIRRFVPVYLITGFIESGKTTLGLTVLANERFTNGGNVLILCCEEGEVEWDDKSLKDHKGILEVLDSADDLTTERLAQLDKRYEPTCVIMEYNTMWGLEKLDEIMLPRLWDWAQVVTTADATTFDNYMTNMRKLLTDPMKTADMIYVNRCGEDFNKGSWRKQLRAMNSAATIMFENLDGTVDDGIRDEDLPYDMKADVIRISDEQFGLFYVDSMDHPERYDGKVVSLVGQAWRRREFPKGFYYFAREAMTCCANDIAPCGWVCKGERTPDNKTYFSLTARCKMVQGPDGQTALMLNELKCERAKAPRENLVNFVNL from the coding sequence ATGATCAGAAGATTTGTGCCGGTATACCTGATCACCGGGTTCATTGAAAGCGGCAAGACAACCCTGGGCCTGACCGTGCTGGCGAACGAACGCTTCACCAACGGCGGCAACGTGCTGATCCTCTGCTGCGAAGAAGGCGAAGTCGAGTGGGATGACAAGAGCCTGAAGGACCACAAGGGCATCCTGGAGGTCCTGGACAGCGCCGATGACCTGACCACCGAACGTCTGGCCCAGCTGGACAAGCGGTATGAGCCCACCTGCGTGATCATGGAATACAACACCATGTGGGGTCTGGAGAAGCTGGATGAGATCATGCTTCCCCGGCTGTGGGACTGGGCACAGGTGGTCACTACCGCCGATGCCACCACCTTCGACAACTACATGACCAACATGCGCAAGCTCCTCACCGACCCCATGAAGACAGCGGATATGATCTATGTGAACCGCTGCGGGGAGGACTTTAACAAAGGCAGCTGGCGCAAGCAGCTGCGCGCCATGAACAGCGCCGCCACCATCATGTTCGAAAACCTGGACGGCACGGTGGATGACGGCATCCGGGATGAGGACCTGCCTTATGACATGAAGGCGGACGTTATCCGCATCTCCGATGAGCAGTTCGGCCTGTTCTACGTGGACAGCATGGATCATCCGGAGCGCTACGACGGCAAGGTGGTCAGCCTGGTTGGCCAGGCCTGGCGCCGCCGGGAGTTCCCGAAGGGCTTCTACTATTTTGCCCGGGAAGCCATGACCTGCTGTGCCAACGATATCGCCCCCTGCGGCTGGGTCTGCAAGGGCGAGCGCACCCCGGACAACAAGACCTATTTCAGCCTGACCGCCCGCTGCAAGATGGTACAGGGGCCGGACGGCCAGACCGCCCTGATGCTCAACGAGCTGAAGTGCGAACGGGCCAAGGCACCCCGGGAAAACCTGGTCAACTTTGTGAACCTGTAA
- a CDS encoding helix-turn-helix domain-containing protein, which translates to MNMNVGSVIKRLRTEHSVTQEELAGHLGISYQAVSKWETGATMPDITLLPELAAFFGVRIDELFSVDREDELERIDTMLQRETMTDRNYAYAKRVLDGILQENPKDIGAIKRYARVYLEKTNTDLLAAGRMLETAMELSPLDEEIYFLYRSVRGGNGYKQHSDNDWFIRVCEPYARKYPQNRHLYFMLIEAMTDKKYFDRAEELLNAVRFEGENRYMKEVLLGDIALARGEEEKAREIWSSIPGDDWLGQQEAGERFNRINEYEKAIECFKNAYDAQTEEPRKLDMIYSLAFLYKKLGRCAEAKEAWELIADTLISGYGMTEEDNDVKWPRREIARLDQLMNAQG; encoded by the coding sequence ATGAATATGAATGTGGGAAGCGTGATCAAACGCCTCCGGACAGAGCACTCAGTCACCCAGGAGGAACTGGCCGGACACCTCGGCATTTCATACCAGGCGGTCAGCAAATGGGAAACGGGAGCCACCATGCCGGATATCACCCTGCTGCCGGAACTGGCGGCATTCTTCGGGGTCAGGATCGACGAACTGTTTTCCGTTGACCGCGAGGATGAGCTGGAACGGATCGATACCATGCTGCAGCGGGAAACCATGACAGACCGGAATTATGCCTACGCGAAGCGGGTCCTGGACGGGATCCTGCAGGAAAACCCGAAGGATATCGGCGCGATCAAACGGTATGCCAGGGTATACCTGGAGAAGACCAATACGGATCTGCTGGCTGCAGGACGTATGCTGGAGACTGCCATGGAACTCAGCCCGCTGGATGAGGAGATCTATTTCCTGTACCGTTCCGTGCGCGGCGGCAACGGGTATAAACAGCACAGTGACAATGACTGGTTCATCCGGGTCTGTGAGCCTTATGCCAGGAAGTATCCGCAGAACAGGCACCTGTATTTTATGCTGATCGAAGCCATGACGGACAAGAAGTACTTTGACCGGGCGGAAGAGCTGCTGAACGCGGTGCGGTTTGAAGGAGAAAACCGGTATATGAAAGAGGTGCTCCTCGGGGATATCGCGCTGGCCAGGGGAGAAGAGGAAAAGGCCAGGGAGATCTGGAGCAGTATCCCCGGTGATGACTGGCTGGGACAGCAGGAAGCCGGGGAACGGTTCAACCGGATCAATGAATATGAGAAGGCCATAGAGTGCTTCAAAAACGCGTATGACGCGCAGACGGAAGAACCGCGCAAGCTGGATATGATCTATTCGTTGGCGTTCCTGTACAAGAAACTGGGACGATGCGCGGAAGCGAAAGAAGCCTGGGAGCTGATCGCCGATACCCTGATCTCCGGATACGGAATGACGGAAGAGGATAATGATGTGAAGTGGCCCCGGCGGGAGATCGCCAGGCTGGATCAGCTGATGAACGCGCAAGGCTGA
- a CDS encoding DegV family protein, whose amino-acid sequence MWHLVSDSSCDLYELEGTEGKMDFATIPFTIRIGGKEYVDDENMNVGEMLEANETHSEMAQTACPSPEAWREKFSAPGPVIAFTISGALSGCYNSALIGRNMVLEDEPDKQIAIIDTKATGPEVSMLIWHARDLILAGKSFEEIEKDLNETADRIHTSFALISYHNLIKSGRVSRLIGFIAGHLGFWGIGMGDEKGEIVIRGKARGSKSMVRFLVEEISKVGIAGKQIVISHCQNLKDAEALKKALEAAHAGIEVLVQAARGLDSFYAEREGLIVGY is encoded by the coding sequence ATGTGGCATCTGGTATCTGATTCAAGCTGTGACCTCTATGAGCTGGAGGGCACAGAAGGCAAAATGGATTTTGCGACGATCCCCTTTACCATCCGGATCGGCGGCAAAGAATATGTGGATGATGAGAACATGAACGTGGGTGAAATGCTGGAAGCAAATGAAACCCACTCCGAAATGGCGCAGACCGCCTGTCCTTCCCCGGAAGCCTGGCGGGAAAAGTTCTCCGCCCCCGGTCCGGTCATCGCCTTCACCATTTCCGGAGCCCTGAGCGGTTGCTATAACAGCGCCCTGATCGGCCGGAACATGGTTCTGGAAGACGAACCGGACAAACAGATCGCCATCATTGACACCAAGGCCACCGGTCCCGAAGTGTCCATGCTGATCTGGCATGCCCGTGACCTGATCCTTGCGGGAAAGTCCTTTGAGGAGATCGAGAAGGATCTGAATGAGACCGCGGACCGGATCCACACCAGCTTCGCGCTGATCTCCTACCATAACCTGATCAAGAGCGGCCGGGTGAGCCGCCTGATCGGTTTCATCGCCGGCCACCTGGGCTTCTGGGGCATCGGTATGGGCGATGAGAAGGGCGAGATCGTCATCCGCGGCAAAGCCCGCGGCAGCAAGAGCATGGTGCGTTTCCTGGTGGAAGAGATCAGCAAGGTTGGTATTGCCGGCAAGCAGATCGTCATCAGCCACTGCCAGAACCTGAAGGATGCCGAAGCCCTGAAGAAAGCCCTGGAAGCAGCCCATGCCGGTATTGAGGTCCTGGTGCAGGCCGCCCGCGGCCTCGACAGCTTCTATGCTGAGCGTGAGGGTTTGATTGTCGGATATTAA
- a CDS encoding RNA polymerase sigma factor, with the protein MFQAEIRRIEKLLYRIAWSYMGSNADVEDAVQDALIKAWEKRESLRDLKQFRPWMSRILTNQCKDLLRKRKKWNFCPLEEAAAQEANAPEPDAPVLEAVSKLKPELSLLITLHYVDGYSIQDLANTLGIPESTVKTRMRSARKQIGKALLVELEEEAE; encoded by the coding sequence ATGTTTCAAGCGGAAATCAGGCGGATCGAGAAGTTGTTATACCGCATCGCCTGGTCCTACATGGGCAGCAACGCGGATGTTGAGGATGCGGTACAGGATGCATTGATCAAGGCCTGGGAGAAACGGGAATCCCTGCGGGACCTGAAGCAGTTCAGGCCCTGGATGTCCCGTATTCTTACAAACCAGTGCAAGGATCTCCTGCGTAAGCGCAAAAAATGGAACTTCTGTCCCCTGGAGGAAGCCGCGGCACAGGAAGCAAATGCTCCCGAACCGGATGCTCCCGTGCTGGAAGCGGTCAGCAAGCTGAAGCCTGAGCTCAGCCTGCTCATCACGCTTCATTATGTGGACGGCTACTCCATACAGGATCTGGCGAATACCCTGGGAATACCGGAAAGCACCGTCAAAACCCGTATGAGAAGCGCACGGAAACAGATAGGCAAAGCTCTCCTCGTTGAGCTGGAAGAGGAGGCGGAATAA